Proteins co-encoded in one Qingrenia yutianensis genomic window:
- a CDS encoding S-layer homology domain-containing protein, protein MNRITKKLFSAAVIVCLSISSVAAYAAQITPSSASITLGKNDREISFDIYLETDSAYAGAEFGIKPSQSDVEFTSLILSDELQNESKVQTIKDGCLYFGFFSNTNKYSAEKKKIATLNYTYSGSGTRTIALVDSKIVTVDETNKTSGDTSSNPFTVSITRQGTSGGSSGGSSSGGSVRKPDVTLPDTSQTYSDRKFTDINGHWAENDIYSGVKNGLFTGISDTIFDPDGTVTRAMAVTVLGRFSKDEIVASNTEFTDVTTEKYYANYVSWGAENGVVKGISETEFAPESAVTREQISAMIVRYLNYKEIPLPTGSEKIKEHSDYEQISDYAKEDMAICYEMGLIKGHDSGLIEPNGNLTRAQLASIMARLSNYSEK, encoded by the coding sequence ATGAACAGAATAACAAAAAAGCTGTTTTCGGCTGCTGTGATCGTTTGTTTGAGTATTTCGTCTGTTGCTGCCTATGCGGCACAAATCACGCCCTCAAGTGCAAGCATTACACTTGGTAAAAACGACAGAGAAATTTCGTTTGATATTTATTTGGAAACTGACAGTGCCTATGCAGGGGCGGAATTTGGGATCAAACCGTCACAAAGCGATGTGGAATTTACATCACTTATTTTATCGGATGAATTGCAGAATGAGTCAAAGGTACAGACTATAAAAGACGGATGCCTGTATTTCGGATTTTTTTCAAACACCAACAAATACAGCGCCGAAAAAAAGAAAATAGCAACATTAAACTATACCTACAGCGGCAGCGGAACGAGAACGATTGCTTTGGTTGATTCAAAAATTGTCACCGTTGACGAAACCAACAAGACAAGCGGCGACACCTCATCAAACCCGTTTACCGTTTCGATAACCCGACAAGGAACATCCGGCGGCAGTAGCGGTGGTTCTTCAAGCGGCGGCAGCGTAAGAAAACCGGACGTCACGTTACCGGACACTTCACAAACTTATTCGGATCGGAAATTTACCGATATTAACGGTCATTGGGCGGAAAACGATATTTACAGCGGCGTAAAGAATGGCTTGTTCACAGGCATATCGGATACGATTTTCGATCCCGACGGAACTGTTACAAGAGCAATGGCGGTTACCGTACTCGGAAGATTTTCAAAAGATGAAATTGTGGCTTCCAATACGGAATTTACCGATGTGACGACAGAAAAATACTATGCAAACTATGTTTCATGGGGTGCGGAAAACGGTGTTGTAAAAGGTATTTCCGAAACAGAATTTGCCCCCGAAAGTGCAGTTACCCGTGAACAGATTTCGGCAATGATTGTACGGTATCTGAATTACAAAGAGATCCCCTTACCGACCGGCAGCGAGAAAATAAAAGAACATAGCGATTATGAGCAAATTTCGGATTACGCAAAAGAAGATATGGCAATCTGCTATGAAATGGGACTGATAAAAGGACACGACAGCGGACTTATCGAGCCAAACGGAAATTTAACCCGTGCGCAGCTTGCTTCGATTATGGCAAGACTTTCAAATTATTCGGAAAAA
- a CDS encoding leucine-rich repeat protein — MKNKIFNRLSSLVVIVAMLMGFTVSVSAGNDGLIGANIKDGQLLGYFGDGGDIKIPDTVTIIAGEAFLNNDNITSVTIPGSVQVIGYHAFDGCTELERVIFEDPTDGADLIIRLDAFANCPKLTECEIPAVASYVTANVFKGCDSMEKITVHPQNPYYFTDDNGVMFGPWVNEGEPQYDDPNLTLTAYPSGREGSYSIPESVRGRTVNRIWAGSFKNAEKLTDIEISETVKIIGGNAFEHSGLTDVTVPDTVESLGSGAFEDCAKLTHIQLPKNLTSIPHSIFKGCTSLSSIEFPQAATNIEMYAFADCKSLTNLILPDGLVNITLAAFEGCTNLQRVVIPASVTGFPNDDTLGAYDMFPDSPKSLVVYVEKGSNGERWAVNNVADWGYQYEILDSVSNLDGVDFGSFYLINLDKKVRVEGKFSINSQLVVNEINSGDEYDAFQAKSENGILKVYEVSVSTDTENDTYTVSIGLPDGYSKNAKLYCYENGEAVEISSSQVSKTFTVQTGSLGYFAVIDSSISGGEDHEVTKVTLNKTSAAMKKGDKLQLSATVLPQTATNKSIRWESSDNTVATVDSKGVVTAVSAGSAIITATAVNGVNAACTISVTDSEIPKPAEEKIETKVSLKADKAVSEKGKSYFTLALSESSRIANIQITFETSTNDVTVSGSNGFTVIGGTEGGKVILGYLNANGELFSSAQSADIAKITVNAENATLKITDVKVSGWDADKTVKYGKVNGIDPSEATFTDALSYDVNQDGTVDLLDITKAQLYYRADKNSSNWNDASKCDFNDDGRIDIEDYMAIWLNFTK; from the coding sequence ATGAAGAACAAAATTTTTAACAGATTATCTTCTCTTGTAGTGATTGTGGCTATGCTGATGGGATTTACCGTCAGCGTATCCGCCGGCAATGACGGACTGATCGGCGCAAATATTAAAGACGGTCAGCTCCTCGGTTATTTCGGAGACGGCGGAGATATAAAAATTCCCGATACCGTCACCATCATTGCGGGAGAGGCGTTTTTGAATAACGATAATATCACAAGCGTAACGATTCCCGGCAGCGTACAGGTAATCGGCTACCACGCATTTGACGGCTGCACCGAGCTGGAACGGGTCATATTTGAAGATCCCACAGACGGAGCGGATCTTATTATCCGACTGGATGCATTTGCAAATTGTCCGAAACTTACCGAATGTGAAATTCCCGCTGTGGCAAGTTATGTAACGGCAAATGTATTCAAAGGCTGCGATAGTATGGAAAAAATAACGGTACATCCGCAAAATCCATATTATTTCACGGACGACAACGGCGTTATGTTCGGACCGTGGGTCAATGAGGGTGAGCCGCAGTATGACGATCCGAATCTGACATTGACGGCTTATCCGAGCGGCAGAGAGGGATCATACAGTATCCCGGAAAGTGTTCGAGGAAGAACAGTCAACCGCATTTGGGCAGGGTCATTCAAAAATGCCGAAAAGCTGACGGATATAGAGATTTCCGAAACCGTAAAAATCATCGGCGGCAACGCTTTTGAGCATTCGGGATTAACCGATGTAACAGTACCCGATACGGTGGAGTCGCTTGGTTCCGGGGCTTTTGAAGATTGCGCAAAGCTTACGCATATTCAGTTGCCGAAAAATCTGACAAGCATACCGCACAGCATTTTCAAAGGCTGCACAAGTCTTTCGTCAATCGAGTTTCCGCAAGCGGCAACCAACATTGAAATGTACGCATTTGCCGATTGCAAATCGCTTACAAATTTAATTCTTCCGGACGGTCTTGTAAACATTACACTGGCAGCGTTTGAGGGCTGCACCAATCTGCAAAGAGTGGTAATTCCGGCAAGTGTTACGGGATTTCCGAATGATGATACGCTCGGAGCCTATGATATGTTCCCCGACAGCCCGAAAAGTCTTGTTGTATATGTGGAAAAAGGCTCGAACGGAGAGCGTTGGGCGGTAAATAATGTTGCCGACTGGGGCTATCAATACGAAATTCTTGATAGTGTATCCAATCTTGACGGTGTTGATTTCGGAAGCTTTTACCTAATCAATCTCGACAAAAAAGTCAGGGTTGAGGGAAAGTTTTCGATCAATTCGCAGCTTGTTGTGAACGAGATAAATTCGGGCGACGAATATGACGCATTTCAGGCAAAATCGGAAAACGGAATTTTGAAAGTATATGAAGTATCCGTAAGCACGGATACCGAAAACGATACCTATACTGTAAGCATCGGGCTCCCGGACGGTTACTCCAAAAATGCAAAGCTGTATTGTTATGAAAACGGTGAGGCGGTGGAAATTTCATCATCGCAAGTAAGCAAGACCTTTACCGTACAGACGGGCAGTTTGGGATATTTTGCAGTAATTGATTCTTCAATATCCGGCGGTGAAGATCACGAAGTAACGAAAGTAACGCTGAACAAAACGTCTGCAGCTATGAAAAAAGGCGACAAACTACAATTATCGGCAACAGTACTGCCGCAAACGGCAACGAATAAATCAATTCGTTGGGAAAGCTCAGACAACACGGTTGCGACCGTTGACAGCAAGGGCGTTGTAACCGCCGTTTCGGCAGGCAGTGCAATAATTACGGCAACGGCAGTGAACGGCGTAAATGCTGCTTGCACAATTTCCGTTACGGATTCCGAAATACCTAAACCGGCAGAGGAAAAAATCGAAACCAAAGTATCGCTTAAAGCGGATAAAGCGGTTTCCGAAAAAGGAAAATCGTATTTTACGCTTGCACTTTCCGAATCGTCAAGGATTGCAAATATTCAAATTACTTTTGAAACATCAACCAATGATGTAACAGTCAGCGGAAGTAACGGATTTACCGTCATCGGCGGCACAGAGGGCGGCAAAGTGATTTTGGGTTATCTCAATGCAAACGGCGAACTGTTTTCGTCGGCTCAGTCCGCAGATATTGCAAAAATCACGGTCAACGCCGAAAATGCAACGCTGAAAATCACCGATGTCAAGGTATCGGGTTGGGACGCCGATAAAACCGTAAAATACGGCAAAGTGAACGGAATCGACCCATCCGAGGCAACCTTTACGGATGCACTTTCCTATGACGTCAATCAAGACGGAACGGTTGATCTTTTGGATATTACCAAAGCACAGCTTTACTATCGTGCAGATAAGAACAGTTCAAACTGGAATGATGCATCAAAATGCGATTTCAACGATGACGGCAGAATCGACATCGAGGATTATATGGCAATTTGGCTGAACTTTACAAAATAA
- a CDS encoding leucine-rich repeat protein yields the protein MKNLFKKTMITMCSAVMLMGIGAVSANAATTTVGDFTVDRSKSGYSSPYVVSISAYNGKGGEITLPTTAEINGTEYQITSVGNAFEGNESITGVTIPDGYTEIGLSAFKDCTGLQSVEIPGSVDMISSSAFSGCTMLNTVNFDNDTAASLTINLGAFANCTALTSIELPARLSSTRYNFLYGCDALTSITMKDGAQKFAAVDNVLYNVSSDEAVMVVYPGGKTETEYTIPTEVNGKAVTSTAMHLFRNNPVLKKVTVPASITSLGGYTFNGMKAIEEIVLEHETAPSIGSEICTEMNPGSKVIVKNEEVAKAFESTSAYTKYYTPENTTITVAGQTPEVKTVSASLSVSAEPEIKDGKAVYGIYLDNAENVNTVLLKVSFDAAQVSEGTVTVANDKFTSRTSNWTEENGKLILKAYVGITGNVSGFSSSEKTKLAEIAVPLKADAEGNITAQITDAKAAGVVGEDESAMNGTVTIGTSSASVFVPSYDVNSDGTVDIIDITEAQRYYQAASSDETWAKAKAMDVNGDNKVDIQDYIDIFNHLSDF from the coding sequence ATGAAAAATTTATTCAAAAAAACAATGATAACGATGTGTTCGGCAGTGATGCTGATGGGAATCGGCGCGGTCAGCGCCAATGCTGCCACCACAACGGTCGGAGATTTTACGGTTGACCGCTCAAAATCCGGCTACTCCTCGCCGTATGTGGTAAGCATTTCGGCATATAACGGCAAAGGCGGCGAAATCACTTTGCCGACAACCGCAGAAATCAACGGAACGGAATATCAGATAACCTCAGTCGGCAATGCATTTGAGGGAAACGAAAGTATTACCGGCGTCACGATTCCGGACGGATATACGGAAATAGGACTCAGTGCGTTCAAGGATTGTACGGGACTGCAAAGCGTTGAAATCCCCGGATCGGTGGATATGATTTCATCAAGCGCATTTTCCGGCTGCACAATGCTTAATACCGTAAATTTTGACAATGATACGGCAGCGTCGCTTACAATCAATTTAGGTGCATTTGCAAATTGTACCGCACTCACCTCCATTGAGCTTCCGGCAAGACTCAGCTCGACAAGATACAATTTTCTGTACGGCTGCGACGCATTGACCTCAATCACAATGAAAGACGGTGCGCAAAAGTTTGCTGCTGTTGATAATGTACTTTATAATGTCAGCAGTGATGAGGCGGTAATGGTTGTATATCCCGGCGGAAAAACGGAAACGGAATACACCATTCCGACAGAAGTGAACGGAAAAGCCGTAACTTCCACTGCAATGCACCTTTTCAGAAACAACCCTGTTTTGAAAAAAGTTACCGTTCCGGCAAGCATTACAAGCTTGGGCGGCTACACATTTAACGGAATGAAAGCCATTGAGGAAATCGTCCTTGAGCATGAAACGGCTCCGTCAATCGGCTCGGAAATTTGCACCGAGATGAACCCCGGCAGCAAGGTCATTGTGAAAAATGAAGAAGTGGCAAAAGCTTTTGAATCCACATCCGCATATACAAAATATTATACACCCGAAAACACAACCATCACCGTTGCGGGGCAAACTCCCGAAGTCAAGACGGTTTCGGCAAGCCTTTCTGTTTCGGCAGAGCCGGAGATAAAGGACGGAAAAGCGGTTTACGGCATTTATCTTGATAACGCCGAAAATGTCAATACGGTTCTTTTAAAGGTGTCATTCGATGCGGCACAGGTTAGTGAGGGTACGGTTACGGTTGCAAACGACAAATTCACAAGCAGAACATCAAACTGGACAGAAGAAAACGGAAAACTTATCTTAAAGGCATATGTCGGAATTACCGGAAATGTTTCGGGATTTTCTTCATCAGAAAAAACAAAGCTTGCAGAAATTGCCGTTCCCTTAAAAGCCGATGCAGAGGGAAATATCACTGCACAAATAACCGATGCGAAAGCGGCAGGCGTTGTCGGTGAAGATGAGTCGGCAATGAACGGTACAGTCACAATCGGCACATCATCGGCAAGTGTATTTGTTCCGAGTTATGATGTAAATAGTGACGGTACGGTCGACATTATTGATATTACCGAGGCGCAAAGATACTATCAGGCAGCGTCGTCGGACGAAACTTGGGCAAAAGCAAAAGCAATGGATGTAAACGGCGATAACAAGGTTGACATTCAAGACTACATAGACATATTCAATCATTTAAGCGATTTCTAA
- a CDS encoding S8 family serine peptidase produces the protein MNNKFFKRTISAFISAFLIISNSAVFAETNDIFVSPSDCISKSDENKDTRIIIELEDSPLLSYSEKINTYSNVSDFLSSKEAKEIEQRLEQNRKSVKKSLVQSGMDFTVKREYSTIMNGLAVEANIADLEAIKQTDGVKEAFAAEFYSLPEPINTYSSGGVSAIGGDIAGDLGFTGKNSAVAILDTGLDLSHPAFSSVNSPKYSKEDIESVINNNKMTIGKLNVSKVYINDKIPYAYDYADVDTNVSGGESHGTHVAGIVGANSGGVVEGVAPDAQLFIMKVFGDSSGGAYDDDILAALDDSVKFGVDAINMSLGSTAGFSESAYKSMREVYNRVKNSGIALYCAAGNEYSSTYENAAGNDLPKATEPDNGVVASPSTYEAALSIASMNNIETTSIYLLANGRKIRYNDPAEKESDRLISLSGTFEYVDCGIGAATDFSGKNLKGKIALIQRAGEENGEVLTFAQKESNAKNVGAIAAIIYDNVDGALINMSTDNKIPCVFITKADGEYLCGQPDKKLSVSEDYVDTFKDNYSGKMSDFSSWGVTSDLKLKPEITAPGGDIYSTLPNGLYGNMSGTSMASPHMSGAAAVMQQYISENRDGINMTAEQRTSLFNALMMSTAVPVQDENGIPYSPRKQGAGLVQLQNAVKSDVFLLNSDNSRPKAEIGYNESGNFSFDFKAVSIGDDTVQYEPTITVLTEDTVSENGVVYMAQKARKLSNNEVSVTIPKKITVTPSGETPVNVKIELTEKGKTNLKSQFPNGIYLEGFVTLTPIQNDEVSLSYPFMGFFGDWQALNIFDSDIYDDEPASICETQIGQFRNSDGGGYILGHNYYVDGATEYNANKIAIKGSETGKNVTAAVSLLRNADKLTFSVDDSEGNTVYSESSTKVSKSYHSSEGYYTPMAAKGWAPFDVWNTPLDDGNYVYKITATLGQHEETKAFPIVIDSVPPEVISSRIEGTKWIVTVHDNHFIQGVCATATGNEPITKWIEPDAVSSDATSEITFDLSTSGFKGLTQAKIALIDYAGNTYISDYYSLSAAEVIYPQSVTLDKSALVLTEGESAMLNAEIMPQNASNKTVTWSISDTDVAQISASGKVTAKKTGNAVITAQTVNGIKASCDITVNEKQAETLPIAAAVSVKKNTLTGNIIPFRFQLGNIKKVATVSFTFQKDDALQFESLIGKNGFTPLGIKWNNDNTATIALSYLQNGAGGSLTKNELFDAAEVQFKEILNDMTVGIRLVDVSAAGYDKNGKAVYFTTKITAESANTNVTKKSSCDVNADGVVDLLDITYCQKFYRMGEKSIDWNDFKHCDLDGNGLIDIEDLIIILKVM, from the coding sequence ATGAATAATAAATTTTTCAAACGCACGATTTCAGCATTTATTTCGGCGTTTCTTATAATTTCAAATTCAGCTGTATTTGCCGAAACTAATGACATTTTTGTTTCGCCGTCAGATTGTATCAGCAAAAGTGATGAGAATAAAGACACTCGTATTATTATTGAACTTGAGGACTCGCCTTTGCTTTCTTACAGTGAAAAAATCAATACATATTCTAATGTTTCGGATTTTCTTTCATCAAAAGAAGCAAAAGAGATAGAGCAAAGGCTTGAGCAGAATCGCAAGTCTGTCAAAAAAAGCCTTGTTCAAAGCGGTATGGATTTTACCGTTAAGCGTGAGTATTCTACAATTATGAACGGTTTGGCTGTTGAAGCGAATATTGCGGACTTGGAAGCTATCAAACAAACCGACGGTGTAAAAGAAGCTTTTGCTGCAGAATTTTACTCTTTGCCTGAACCGATAAATACCTATTCAAGCGGCGGAGTATCCGCGATAGGCGGCGATATTGCCGGTGATTTGGGTTTTACGGGCAAAAACAGTGCCGTAGCAATTCTCGATACCGGACTTGACTTATCGCACCCGGCATTTTCATCGGTGAACAGTCCGAAATATTCCAAAGAGGATATTGAAAGCGTTATAAATAACAATAAAATGACGATTGGAAAGTTGAATGTTTCAAAGGTCTATATCAACGATAAAATCCCATACGCATATGATTATGCCGATGTTGACACCAATGTTTCCGGTGGTGAATCGCACGGAACACACGTTGCTGGAATTGTCGGTGCAAACAGCGGCGGTGTGGTCGAGGGTGTCGCACCGGACGCACAGCTGTTTATTATGAAGGTGTTCGGCGATTCGTCCGGCGGCGCATATGATGACGATATATTGGCAGCGCTTGACGATTCGGTCAAATTCGGCGTGGATGCCATTAATATGAGCCTTGGCTCAACGGCAGGCTTTTCCGAAAGTGCATATAAATCTATGCGTGAAGTTTATAATCGTGTAAAAAATTCAGGAATAGCTTTATACTGTGCAGCCGGAAACGAATACAGCTCAACATATGAGAATGCAGCCGGAAACGATTTGCCGAAAGCGACAGAACCCGATAACGGTGTGGTCGCCTCACCATCAACCTATGAAGCCGCTCTTTCGATTGCGAGTATGAACAATATCGAAACGACATCAATCTATCTGCTTGCAAACGGCAGAAAAATTCGTTATAATGATCCGGCAGAAAAAGAAAGCGACCGGCTTATATCTCTTTCCGGCACATTTGAATATGTCGATTGCGGCATCGGTGCTGCAACAGATTTTTCGGGCAAAAACCTCAAAGGAAAAATTGCTCTGATTCAGCGTGCCGGTGAGGAAAACGGGGAAGTTCTGACATTTGCTCAAAAGGAAAGCAATGCAAAAAATGTCGGTGCGATTGCCGCCATCATTTATGATAATGTTGACGGTGCGCTTATAAATATGTCCACCGATAACAAAATACCTTGCGTATTTATCACCAAAGCCGACGGTGAATATCTTTGCGGACAGCCCGATAAAAAACTTTCAGTAAGCGAAGATTATGTTGACACATTCAAAGATAATTACAGCGGAAAAATGAGTGATTTTTCTTCTTGGGGTGTTACTTCCGACTTAAAATTGAAACCCGAAATCACTGCCCCCGGCGGAGATATTTACTCAACGCTTCCGAACGGACTTTACGGGAATATGAGCGGTACATCAATGGCATCGCCGCATATGTCGGGTGCGGCAGCGGTTATGCAGCAATACATTTCGGAAAATCGTGACGGAATAAATATGACAGCCGAGCAAAGAACGAGTCTTTTTAATGCGCTGATGATGAGTACGGCAGTTCCCGTTCAGGACGAAAACGGTATTCCGTATTCACCGAGAAAACAAGGTGCGGGTCTGGTTCAGCTGCAAAATGCGGTGAAATCAGATGTTTTTCTTTTAAATTCGGATAATTCAAGACCGAAAGCCGAAATAGGATATAATGAAAGCGGAAATTTCAGCTTTGATTTCAAAGCAGTATCTATTGGCGATGATACGGTTCAATATGAGCCAACAATAACCGTTTTGACGGAAGATACGGTTTCGGAAAACGGTGTCGTTTATATGGCGCAAAAGGCAAGGAAGCTTTCAAACAATGAGGTTTCAGTAACAATCCCGAAAAAAATCACAGTTACTCCAAGCGGCGAAACTCCGGTGAATGTCAAAATCGAATTAACGGAAAAGGGAAAGACAAATCTCAAGTCCCAATTTCCAAACGGAATTTATCTTGAGGGATTTGTGACGCTGACTCCGATACAAAATGACGAAGTATCACTTTCTTATCCGTTTATGGGCTTTTTCGGAGATTGGCAAGCACTTAACATATTTGACTCGGATATTTATGATGATGAACCTGCTTCAATCTGCGAAACACAAATCGGACAGTTCAGAAACAGTGATGGCGGCGGATATATTCTCGGTCATAATTACTATGTCGACGGAGCGACAGAATATAACGCAAATAAAATTGCGATAAAGGGCAGCGAAACCGGCAAAAATGTGACCGCCGCCGTTTCACTCCTCAGAAATGCCGATAAACTGACATTTTCGGTAGACGATTCCGAGGGGAATACCGTTTACAGCGAAAGCTCGACAAAGGTTTCAAAAAGCTATCATTCCTCCGAAGGCTATTACACACCAATGGCAGCAAAGGGCTGGGCGCCGTTTGATGTATGGAACACTCCTCTCGATGATGGAAATTATGTTTATAAAATAACGGCAACACTTGGACAACACGAAGAAACAAAAGCTTTTCCGATTGTGATTGACAGTGTGCCGCCGGAGGTAATTTCAAGCCGTATTGAGGGGACAAAGTGGATTGTAACCGTCCATGACAATCACTTTATTCAAGGAGTGTGTGCAACCGCAACGGGAAATGAGCCGATTACCAAATGGATAGAACCCGATGCCGTATCGTCAGATGCAACATCGGAAATCACTTTTGATTTATCTACCTCCGGATTTAAAGGACTGACACAGGCGAAAATTGCACTGATTGATTATGCCGGAAATACTTATATTTCTGATTATTATTCGCTTTCCGCAGCCGAGGTGATATATCCGCAATCGGTAACACTTGACAAGTCCGCACTTGTTTTAACCGAGGGCGAAAGTGCAATGCTGAACGCTGAGATTATGCCCCAAAATGCATCAAACAAAACTGTCACTTGGAGCATATCCGACACCGATGTTGCACAAATATCAGCAAGCGGAAAAGTCACGGCAAAAAAGACAGGAAATGCGGTGATTACAGCTCAAACAGTAAACGGAATAAAAGCAAGCTGTGATATTACCGTCAATGAAAAGCAAGCTGAAACACTTCCGATCGCAGCGGCGGTTAGCGTAAAGAAAAATACTCTTACAGGGAATATAATTCCTTTTAGATTTCAGCTTGGAAATATTAAAAAGGTGGCTACCGTATCATTTACATTTCAAAAAGATGATGCTTTGCAATTTGAAAGCCTAATCGGTAAGAACGGTTTTACTCCCCTTGGAATTAAGTGGAATAATGATAACACCGCAACAATAGCACTGTCCTATCTGCAAAACGGTGCGGGCGGAAGCTTAACCAAAAATGAGCTTTTCGATGCAGCTGAGGTTCAATTCAAAGAAATTCTTAACGATATGACGGTCGGAATAAGGCTTGTTGATGTTTCGGCAGCAGGATATGATAAAAACGGAAAAGCAGTTTACTTTACAACTAAGATTACCGCCGAAAGCGCAAATACAAATGTCACTAAAAAGTCAAGCTGTGATGTAAACGCCGACGGAGTAGTTGATCTTCTTGATATTACATATTGCCAAAAATTTTATCGAATGGGTGAAAAATCTATTGATTGGAACGATTTTAAACATTGCGATTTAGATGGTAACGGCTTGATTGACATAGAAGATTTAATTATTATATTGAAAGTAATGTAA
- a CDS encoding helix-turn-helix domain-containing protein, producing the protein MDYEKLGDNIRNYREQRGFTQEKLAELSNISEKHLSKIERGKINIKIDTLVNIADALGTSVDKLLLDASSYVEPDYISQITYHLSKLSREDQERLLWHLEQNNVFEIKKKALLKL; encoded by the coding sequence ATGGATTACGAAAAATTGGGTGATAACATTCGTAATTATAGAGAACAGCGAGGTTTTACCCAAGAAAAATTAGCCGAATTATCTAACATATCGGAGAAACATCTTTCAAAAATTGAAAGAGGAAAAATCAATATAAAAATTGATACATTGGTTAATATAGCTGATGCATTAGGAACTTCGGTTGATAAACTGTTATTGGATGCTTCATCATATGTCGAGCCGGATTACATTTCTCAAATTACATATCATTTATCAAAACTATCGAGAGAGGATCAGGAACGGCTATTATGGCATTTGGAACAAAATAATGTATTCGAGATCAAAAAGAAAGCCTTGCTAAAACTATAA
- a CDS encoding DeoR family transcriptional regulator → MDRQLTSFERRLEILFILMRKNKCSMKDLAFHYSVSDRTIRRDILFLSRYAPICTKTGIDGGAFLMSGYRKELYLPLSIDEESLLLRLMPTVCENEQHLIATIINKYAMSKQST, encoded by the coding sequence TTGGATAGGCAATTAACTTCTTTTGAAAGAAGACTTGAAATTCTTTTTATCCTTATGCGAAAGAATAAATGCTCTATGAAAGACTTGGCATTTCATTATTCTGTTTCAGACAGGACAATTCGCAGGGATATACTGTTTTTGAGCCGATATGCACCTATATGTACCAAAACAGGAATAGATGGCGGAGCGTTTTTAATGAGCGGGTATCGAAAAGAGCTTTATTTACCTTTGTCCATAGACGAGGAAAGTCTTTTGTTAAGGCTTATGCCTACCGTTTGTGAAAACGAGCAGCATCTGATTGCGACAATAATTAACAAGTACGCGATGTCTAAACAGAGTACATAA
- a CDS encoding DUF6870 family protein, whose product MTDIKDLTNPDTLVDINDISVNKDLPKPERIKEYIRQIKNPYCFKCGNFVVTAKYSDKGLSIEDCLQSIIV is encoded by the coding sequence ATGACAGATATTAAAGATTTAACCAACCCTGACACTCTTGTGGATATAAACGATATATCCGTTAACAAGGATTTACCGAAGCCGGAGCGTATCAAGGAATACATACGGCAGATTAAAAACCCGTATTGTTTTAAGTGCGGAAATTTTGTCGTTACGGCAAAATACAGTGACAAAGGCTTATCCATCGAGGATTGTCTGCAAAGCATTATCGTATAA